One Curtobacterium sp. MCLR17_032 genomic window carries:
- the aztB gene encoding zinc ABC transporter permease AztB encodes MTWLTDPFSVDFMLRALAAGATAAVLCAVVGTWVLVRGMAFLGEALAHGMLPGVAVATLTGVPAVLGAAVSAGVMVLGVQALRRRRGLSVDTAIGLLFVGMLALGVIIVSGSRSFATDVTAILFGDVLAVTTTDVVTLTVAAAVALVVTGLFHRSFTATAFDPRKARTLGLRPRLAEVVLVALVTLAVVASYRAVGTLLVVGLLLAPAATARAWTRGTAQTMVLGAVLGVAAVATGLLVSWHAGTAAGASIALVAIVAVAASHGLRRAVQLLVPNPRKEPCITSAPTLAGSSAPRPSASQPRSS; translated from the coding sequence GTGACCTGGCTGACCGATCCCTTCTCCGTCGACTTCATGCTCCGAGCCCTCGCCGCCGGGGCGACCGCCGCGGTGCTCTGCGCGGTCGTCGGCACGTGGGTGCTCGTCCGGGGGATGGCGTTCCTCGGCGAGGCGCTCGCACACGGCATGCTCCCCGGGGTCGCGGTCGCCACACTGACCGGTGTGCCGGCGGTCCTCGGCGCCGCGGTCAGTGCCGGCGTGATGGTGCTCGGTGTGCAGGCGCTCCGTCGACGTCGCGGGCTGTCGGTCGACACCGCGATCGGACTGCTCTTCGTCGGCATGCTCGCGCTCGGGGTGATCATCGTGTCCGGGTCGCGCTCCTTCGCCACCGACGTCACCGCGATCCTGTTCGGCGACGTGCTGGCCGTGACCACCACCGACGTCGTCACGCTGACCGTCGCGGCCGCCGTCGCCCTGGTCGTCACGGGCCTCTTCCACCGGTCCTTCACCGCCACCGCCTTCGACCCGCGGAAGGCCCGCACGCTGGGGCTGCGTCCACGGCTGGCGGAGGTGGTCCTCGTCGCCCTGGTGACCCTGGCGGTCGTGGCCTCGTACCGCGCCGTCGGCACGCTCCTGGTCGTCGGACTGCTCCTGGCCCCGGCGGCCACCGCCCGGGCCTGGACCCGCGGCACCGCCCAGACGATGGTGCTCGGCGCGGTCCTCGGGGTCGCGGCGGTCGCCACCGGGCTCCTCGTCTCGTGGCACGCCGGCACCGCGGCCGGCGCGAGCATCGCCCTCGTCGCGATCGTCGCCGTGGCCGCCTCGCACGGACTCCGCCGTGCCGTCCAGCTCCTCGTCCCGAACCCCCGGAAGGAACCATGCATCACCTCCGCACCCACCCTGGCCGGATCGTCGGCCCCGCGTCCCTCGGCGTCGCAGCCACGCTCGTCCTGA
- a CDS encoding flagellar biosynthetic protein FliR yields the protein MDLVFDAARLEGTMLAGVRLVAFFVVAPPFSYKAFPGVVKVILGLGLAIGVAPKVTAGYEQLDTAAFLVALVTQLLVGLVLGFMVYLVFAAVQSAGALVDLFGGFTLAQAYDPQSQVNGAQFTRLFQMASLALLFASGGYQLIIGGLVRSFDGVPLVDGRFPIDGVAPMLVAAFGQMFLAALQIAGPLVVVLFLADVGLGLLTRVAPALNAFQMGFPIKIGLTVLFAGALFMALPSVVSSLTGDAVQAITGRG from the coding sequence ATGGACCTGGTCTTCGACGCCGCCCGACTCGAGGGCACGATGCTCGCCGGGGTCCGGCTCGTCGCGTTCTTCGTCGTCGCCCCGCCGTTCTCGTACAAGGCGTTCCCCGGCGTGGTGAAGGTCATCCTCGGCCTGGGACTCGCGATCGGCGTCGCCCCGAAGGTCACCGCCGGGTACGAGCAGCTCGACACCGCGGCGTTCCTGGTCGCCCTCGTCACCCAGCTGCTCGTCGGCCTGGTGCTGGGCTTCATGGTGTACCTGGTGTTCGCGGCCGTGCAGTCCGCCGGCGCGCTCGTCGACCTGTTCGGCGGGTTCACCCTGGCGCAGGCGTACGACCCGCAGTCCCAGGTGAACGGTGCGCAGTTCACCCGGCTGTTCCAGATGGCGTCACTCGCACTGCTGTTCGCCTCGGGTGGGTACCAGCTCATCATCGGTGGGCTCGTCCGCTCGTTCGACGGCGTCCCGCTCGTGGACGGCCGGTTCCCGATCGACGGTGTCGCACCGATGCTCGTCGCCGCGTTCGGGCAGATGTTCCTCGCCGCACTGCAGATCGCCGGCCCGCTCGTCGTCGTCCTGTTCCTGGCCGACGTCGGGCTCGGCCTGCTGACCCGTGTCGCCCCGGCGCTCAACGCGTTCCAGATGGGCTTCCCGATCAAGATCGGCCTCACCGTCCTGTTCGCCGGCGCGCTGTTCATGGCGCTGCCGAGCGTGGTGTCCTCGCTCACCGGCGACGCCGTCCAGGCGATCACGGGCAGGGGGTGA
- a CDS encoding flagellar biosynthetic protein FliO has protein sequence MDTLVIALRVALSLGVVLALMWALHRRMQKGQFGAGRTRGRRSASLEVVARQGIGGKASVVVVDVDGQRLVLGVAEHGVTLLTSGQAPAPELTIVTGPVALPTADAFRAELDRQDEGGAGLPSDTAAAAAAAAATVSDDVLPLRPRGRRAAPRTHPVVPTAAQLQGSVLSADTWRQAASALRSRRTG, from the coding sequence GTGGACACGCTCGTCATCGCCCTCCGCGTCGCGCTCTCCCTCGGCGTCGTGCTCGCCCTCATGTGGGCGCTGCACCGACGCATGCAGAAGGGGCAGTTCGGCGCCGGACGCACCCGGGGGCGCCGTTCGGCGTCGCTCGAGGTCGTCGCCCGGCAGGGCATCGGCGGCAAGGCGAGCGTCGTCGTGGTGGACGTCGACGGACAGCGGCTCGTCCTCGGCGTGGCCGAGCACGGCGTGACCCTCCTCACGAGCGGCCAGGCGCCCGCGCCGGAGCTCACGATCGTCACGGGTCCGGTCGCGCTGCCGACGGCGGACGCGTTCCGTGCGGAACTGGACCGGCAGGACGAGGGTGGGGCGGGCCTCCCGTCCGACACCGCCGCCGCAGCCGCAGCCGCAGCCGCGACCGTGTCCGACGACGTGCTGCCGCTCCGGCCCCGCGGACGGCGTGCCGCACCGCGGACGCACCCGGTCGTCCCGACCGCCGCCCAGCTGCAGGGCTCTGTCCTCTCCGCGGACACCTGGCGCCAGGCGGCGTCGGCGCTCCGCTCCCGGCGGACCGGGTGA
- a CDS encoding flagellar motor switch protein FliM — protein sequence MTETLTAPEVYDFARPSTLAREHARVLELAFETFARQWGTQLTAKVRVLSQVTCEQVAMMTYDEYAASLPALTGMVLLPIEGVPAKGVLQVPLDAALTWVSHSLGASKPLPTPERTFTPIEQALVRRLVEDALDDLRYSLGGLLDQTVTAGAFQFNSQFAQAAQKSDLMIVASFEIRVGERVAAGTLALPAEAVLPQLVDRPADVSTADAKALLDAQLASVPVGVSLRFAPATVLPAQVLGLAVGDVLPLPHPQHRPLTISVDGEPVGTAAVGANGSRLAGVVVTTTASEPSA from the coding sequence GTGACCGAGACCCTGACCGCGCCCGAGGTGTACGACTTCGCGCGCCCGTCGACGCTCGCTCGTGAGCACGCCCGGGTCCTCGAGCTCGCCTTCGAGACGTTCGCCCGCCAGTGGGGCACGCAGCTGACCGCCAAGGTCCGTGTGCTCAGCCAGGTCACGTGCGAGCAGGTCGCGATGATGACCTACGACGAGTACGCCGCGTCGCTGCCCGCCCTCACCGGCATGGTGCTGCTGCCCATCGAGGGCGTCCCCGCCAAGGGGGTCCTGCAGGTGCCGCTCGACGCCGCCCTGACCTGGGTCTCGCACTCGCTCGGCGCCTCGAAGCCGCTGCCGACGCCCGAGCGTACCTTCACCCCGATCGAGCAGGCCCTCGTGCGCCGCCTGGTCGAGGACGCGCTCGACGACCTCCGGTACTCGCTCGGCGGGCTGCTCGACCAGACCGTCACGGCCGGTGCCTTCCAGTTCAACAGCCAGTTCGCCCAGGCCGCGCAGAAGTCCGACCTGATGATCGTCGCGTCCTTCGAGATCCGCGTGGGGGAGCGCGTCGCCGCCGGCACCCTCGCGCTGCCCGCCGAGGCCGTCCTGCCGCAGCTCGTCGACCGGCCCGCCGACGTCTCCACCGCCGACGCGAAGGCCCTGCTCGACGCCCAGCTCGCGTCGGTGCCGGTCGGCGTCTCGCTGCGCTTCGCCCCGGCCACCGTGCTGCCGGCGCAGGTCCTCGGCCTCGCCGTCGGCGACGTGCTGCCGCTGCCGCACCCGCAGCACCGCCCGCTCACCATCTCCGTCGACGGTGAACCCGTCGGCACCGCCGCCGTCGGCGCGAACGGCTCGCGGCTCGCGGGCGTCGTCGTCACCACCACCGCATCGGAGCCGTCCGCATGA
- the aztC gene encoding zinc ABC transporter substrate-binding protein AztC, whose translation MRAALATAAVLATLGAAGCTAAGGSDRPLVVVTTNILGDVVEQVLGESADVEVLMPAGADPHSFEVSAQQAARMRSADLVVENGLGLEEGVARHVRAAETDGARVFTAGDVIDVLEWTTEDASGPDPHFWTDPARMRAVVDALGTELHDVPGLDDARLGTALDDYRDDLTDLDQDMTAAFAALPEDRRALVTNHHVFGYLADRFDFRVVGAVIPSGTTLASPSAADLRDLATAIEDAGVPTVFVDASQPARLAEVLADEADVHVRIRSLATESLSAEGQGAATYLEMMRSNTAAIVDGLSARK comes from the coding sequence CTGCGCGCCGCCCTCGCCACCGCCGCGGTGCTCGCGACGCTCGGAGCTGCTGGCTGCACCGCCGCCGGCGGGAGCGACCGACCGCTCGTCGTCGTCACCACGAACATCCTCGGCGACGTCGTCGAGCAGGTGCTCGGCGAGAGCGCGGACGTCGAGGTGCTGATGCCCGCGGGTGCCGACCCGCACTCGTTCGAGGTCTCCGCCCAGCAGGCCGCGCGGATGCGTTCCGCCGACCTCGTGGTCGAGAACGGTCTGGGGCTCGAGGAGGGGGTGGCTCGGCACGTCCGGGCAGCCGAGACCGACGGTGCCCGGGTGTTCACCGCCGGGGACGTGATCGACGTGCTCGAGTGGACCACCGAGGACGCCAGCGGACCGGACCCGCACTTCTGGACCGACCCCGCGCGGATGCGGGCCGTCGTCGACGCACTCGGTACCGAGCTGCACGACGTCCCCGGGCTCGACGACGCCCGGCTCGGCACGGCGCTGGACGACTACCGCGACGACCTGACCGACCTCGACCAGGACATGACGGCGGCCTTCGCGGCGCTGCCGGAGGACCGCCGGGCACTCGTGACGAACCACCACGTCTTCGGCTACCTCGCCGACCGGTTCGACTTCCGCGTCGTCGGAGCGGTGATCCCGAGCGGGACGACGCTGGCGTCCCCGAGTGCCGCCGACCTCCGTGACCTGGCCACGGCGATCGAGGACGCCGGCGTGCCCACGGTCTTCGTCGACGCCTCGCAACCGGCCCGACTCGCCGAGGTGCTGGCGGACGAGGCCGACGTCCACGTCCGGATCCGGTCCCTCGCCACCGAGTCGCTCAGCGCCGAGGGTCAGGGTGCCGCGACGTACCTGGAGATGATGCGGTCGAACACCGCGGCGATCGTCGACGGCCTGTCGGCTCGCAAATGA
- a CDS encoding flagellar FlbD family protein: MIVVTRLNGSGFAVNPDLVERIQETPDTTLIMVDGAKYIVRESLAEVIDRIATYRARIVSMAYGTDLPIGRDATGPQPTLAPVAPLRTQDGGR, encoded by the coding sequence ATGATCGTCGTCACACGACTGAACGGCAGCGGATTCGCTGTGAACCCCGATCTCGTGGAGCGCATCCAGGAGACGCCGGACACGACGCTCATCATGGTCGACGGGGCGAAGTACATCGTCCGCGAGTCCCTGGCCGAGGTCATCGACCGCATCGCCACCTACCGGGCACGGATCGTCAGCATGGCGTACGGCACCGACCTGCCCATCGGCCGCGACGCCACCGGCCCGCAGCCGACGCTCGCGCCGGTCGCTCCGCTCCGCACGCAGGACGGGGGTCGCTGA
- a CDS encoding flagellar biosynthetic protein FliQ: MNQQAVIDLTLQALLVAGKLAAPVLITSLVVGFAISLFQSVTQIQEVTLSFVPKALAVAIALVVCGNWMISEMIAFTHVAFDMIPKLLGSG; encoded by the coding sequence GTGAACCAGCAGGCGGTCATCGACCTCACCCTCCAGGCGCTCCTCGTCGCCGGCAAGCTCGCCGCGCCCGTGCTCATCACGTCGCTGGTCGTCGGCTTCGCGATCTCACTGTTCCAGTCCGTGACGCAGATCCAGGAGGTCACGCTCTCGTTCGTGCCGAAGGCCCTGGCCGTCGCCATCGCGCTGGTCGTCTGCGGCAACTGGATGATCTCCGAGATGATCGCGTTCACCCACGTGGCGTTCGACATGATCCCGAAGCTGCTCGGGAGCGGCTGA
- a CDS encoding MotA/TolQ/ExbB proton channel family protein, translated as MDIATIIGILLAFGALFGMIEMEHVELGGLFLPAPILLVFGATIGAGIASTTLKDALSAFKSAPKAFTGKVTPPQTVIDDVVGLAETARSNGLLALEQEADKHDDPFMKKALQNIADGTDGDELRILLEDEIESNAAPMRSASSFFMGLGGFAPTVGIIGTVVSLTHVLANLGKPDELGPLIASAFVATLWGLLTANFLWLPIGGKLRKLAQLESDRQTLLMEGLLAVQAGSQPRLLGERLTAMVPPGARGDSGKGAKAKAGADDQQLAA; from the coding sequence GTGGACATCGCGACCATCATCGGGATCCTCCTGGCCTTCGGCGCCCTCTTCGGCATGATCGAGATGGAGCACGTCGAGCTCGGCGGGCTGTTCCTCCCCGCGCCGATCCTGCTCGTGTTCGGTGCGACCATCGGCGCCGGGATCGCCAGCACCACGCTGAAGGACGCCCTCTCGGCGTTCAAGTCCGCCCCGAAGGCGTTCACCGGCAAGGTCACCCCGCCGCAGACCGTCATCGACGACGTCGTCGGGCTGGCCGAGACCGCCCGTTCGAACGGCCTGCTCGCGCTCGAGCAGGAGGCCGACAAGCACGACGACCCGTTCATGAAGAAGGCGCTGCAGAACATCGCCGACGGCACCGACGGCGACGAGCTCCGGATCCTGCTCGAGGACGAGATCGAGTCGAACGCGGCACCGATGCGGAGCGCGAGCTCGTTCTTCATGGGACTCGGTGGATTCGCCCCGACCGTCGGCATCATCGGCACCGTCGTCTCGCTCACCCACGTCCTGGCGAACCTCGGCAAGCCGGACGAGCTCGGCCCGCTCATCGCCAGTGCCTTCGTGGCGACCCTCTGGGGCCTGCTGACCGCGAACTTCCTCTGGCTGCCGATCGGCGGCAAGCTCCGGAAGCTCGCACAGCTCGAGTCGGACCGGCAGACGCTGCTGATGGAGGGCCTCCTGGCCGTGCAGGCGGGCAGTCAGCCGCGTCTCCTCGGCGAGCGCCTCACCGCGATGGTGCCGCCGGGTGCGCGCGGGGACTCGGGCAAGGGCGCGAAGGCGAAGGCCGGCGCCGACGACCAGCAGCTGGCGGCCTGA
- the fliN gene encoding flagellar motor switch protein FliN: protein MTVVTSTLHTTAAEALASALPTAVPLVAVAQPGGPSADLQARAADAVVASFVGGVSADLAVVLLDLAAITAAGGVDSGLVSVADVLRPSLEAAVAPLGAGVLGEGRRDSAVALVADPEAVVFALTAAGQPMGWVAIRIRENGTVAEPVTAAPVLSAGNLGRINSVEMTLTVEIGRTRMSVRDVLGMEPGAVVELDRSAGAPADVLLNGRLIAHGEVVVVDQDYAVRITKILDVAETV, encoded by the coding sequence ATGACCGTCGTCACCTCCACCCTGCACACGACCGCTGCCGAGGCGCTCGCCAGCGCCCTGCCCACCGCCGTCCCGCTCGTCGCCGTCGCCCAGCCGGGAGGCCCGTCCGCCGACCTGCAGGCACGTGCCGCCGACGCCGTGGTCGCCTCCTTCGTCGGTGGCGTCTCGGCGGACCTCGCCGTGGTGCTGCTCGACCTCGCCGCGATCACCGCCGCCGGTGGCGTCGACTCCGGACTCGTGTCCGTCGCCGACGTGCTCCGGCCGTCGCTCGAGGCCGCGGTCGCCCCCCTCGGTGCCGGTGTGCTCGGCGAGGGCCGCCGCGACTCCGCCGTCGCGCTCGTCGCGGACCCGGAGGCCGTGGTGTTCGCCCTCACCGCCGCCGGGCAGCCGATGGGCTGGGTCGCGATCCGGATCCGTGAGAACGGCACCGTCGCCGAACCCGTCACGGCCGCCCCGGTCCTGTCCGCCGGCAACCTCGGTCGCATCAACAGCGTCGAGATGACCCTCACCGTCGAGATCGGCCGCACCCGGATGTCGGTGCGCGACGTGCTCGGCATGGAGCCCGGCGCCGTCGTCGAACTCGACCGCTCGGCCGGTGCCCCCGCCGACGTGCTCCTCAACGGCCGACTCATCGCGCACGGCGAGGTCGTCGTCGTCGACCAGGACTACGCCGTCCGCATCACCAAGATCCTCGACGTCGCCGAGACGGTCTGA
- a CDS encoding ABC transporter ATP-binding protein: MPHEPVRLHAVTVRRGPRTVLHRTDAHFDAGTVTVVAGANGSGKSTLLEAVAGTLPTAEGRVSGTTPGRVAHVAQTVPDPGPPLTVRAAVTMGRWGALPWWRPLGRRDRDLVDEQLHRLELADLADRPLAELSGGQRQRTLVATGLAQRAPVLLVDEPTAGVDARSLRLVLDALAAEAQRGVVVVHAAHDPAALASADRVLTLHDGALH, from the coding sequence ATGCCCCACGAGCCCGTCCGACTGCACGCGGTCACCGTCCGCCGCGGCCCCCGGACCGTCCTGCACCGCACCGACGCGCACTTCGACGCCGGCACCGTCACGGTCGTCGCCGGCGCGAACGGCTCAGGCAAGTCCACCCTGCTCGAAGCCGTCGCCGGCACCCTGCCCACCGCCGAGGGGCGGGTCAGCGGCACCACACCGGGCCGGGTCGCGCACGTCGCCCAGACCGTCCCAGACCCCGGGCCACCGCTCACCGTGCGCGCCGCAGTCACGATGGGCAGGTGGGGCGCCCTCCCCTGGTGGCGTCCGCTCGGCCGCCGGGACCGCGACCTCGTCGACGAACAGCTGCACCGACTCGAACTCGCCGACCTCGCCGACCGACCGCTCGCCGAGCTCTCCGGCGGCCAACGGCAACGCACCCTCGTCGCGACCGGCCTCGCCCAGCGCGCCCCGGTCCTCCTGGTCGACGAACCGACCGCCGGCGTCGACGCCCGATCACTCCGACTGGTGCTCGACGCGCTCGCCGCCGAGGCGCAGCGCGGGGTCGTCGTCGTCCACGCGGCCCACGACCCGGCCGCCCTGGCGTCGGCGGACCGCGTGCTCACGCTCCACGACGGCGCACTCCACTGA
- a CDS encoding flagellar motor protein MotB, whose product MSADPRGRGRGRKKSGHDEAEHPDERWMASYMDMITVLMCMFLVLFAMSTVDQEKYIALKNSLATGFGEVKSQKVDTASGTVVTKDQVEDGSGYSVDKAQADHSTAASGTKDTNVDPASTVVPATATKADVKAAQAELDDLKAIEAAIKGNLDKAGQSTNVQFTVDARGLTVRLIGSETYFGTNSADLSDQAKRIMDAIAPVLRGADHDVSVEGHADSRNSTAPYATNWELSAARATGVLRDLVERGSMPAARIQSVGFGSSRPLAKGSTDQDLALNRRVDIVVLSNADQDVSALMPSLAKAQDGARSG is encoded by the coding sequence ATGAGCGCCGACCCCCGCGGCCGTGGTCGCGGTCGGAAGAAGAGCGGCCACGACGAGGCCGAACACCCCGACGAGCGCTGGATGGCGTCGTACATGGACATGATCACGGTGCTGATGTGCATGTTCCTGGTGCTGTTCGCGATGTCGACCGTCGACCAGGAGAAGTACATCGCCCTGAAGAACTCGCTCGCCACCGGGTTCGGCGAGGTGAAGTCGCAGAAGGTCGACACCGCCTCCGGCACCGTCGTCACGAAGGACCAGGTCGAGGACGGTTCCGGCTACTCGGTCGACAAGGCCCAGGCCGACCACTCCACCGCGGCGTCGGGCACGAAGGACACCAACGTCGACCCGGCCTCGACCGTCGTCCCGGCCACCGCGACCAAGGCCGACGTCAAGGCGGCGCAGGCCGAACTCGACGACCTGAAGGCCATCGAGGCGGCGATCAAGGGCAACCTCGACAAGGCCGGGCAGTCGACGAACGTGCAGTTCACGGTCGACGCCCGCGGCCTCACCGTCCGGCTGATCGGCAGCGAGACGTACTTCGGCACGAACAGCGCCGACCTGTCCGACCAGGCGAAGCGGATCATGGACGCCATCGCCCCGGTCCTCCGCGGTGCCGACCACGACGTCAGCGTCGAGGGCCACGCCGACAGCCGGAACTCCACCGCCCCGTACGCCACGAACTGGGAGCTCAGTGCCGCCCGCGCCACCGGGGTGCTCCGCGACCTGGTCGAACGCGGCAGCATGCCGGCCGCCCGGATCCAGTCCGTCGGCTTCGGCTCCAGCCGGCCGCTCGCGAAGGGCAGCACCGACCAGGACCTCGCGCTCAACCGCCGGGTCGACATCGTGGTGCTGTCGAACGCCGACCAGGACGTCAGCGCCCTCATGCCGAGCCTGGCGAAGGCGCAGGACGGAGCCCGTTCCGGGTAG
- a CDS encoding ABC transporter: MHHLRTHPGRIVGPASLGVAATLVLTACSPSGPPGAERGASSSATAAPHGFVAGATEAPEPQLRLVVADTDGRVALHDLLTGESDALDAVPAPRHAATDGRFLVTSDGSGSTIVDGGSWTVDHGDHTHYYDASARVVGSLDTGGPLAVASSETVTTVAWPDAATAVALDRAALGQGEVRPTATVDGAGVLLPLGTSLVAGDAERDRVEVLAGDGRSTGVGADCADPSGGITTRVGAVVGCADGAVLVTEDPDGGDPVVETIAAPAGLPRATDFASRTGRPTVAALAGDTGYWLLNTRERTWEHVPTARPLVQVVAVDDADEHVVALDTDGRIVVWSDGQRHRVETGPLVTPAADATLQLDAQRAYLADPARSVVHEIDFADDVRLARSIDVPVRPDVLAEVGR, translated from the coding sequence ATGCATCACCTCCGCACCCACCCTGGCCGGATCGTCGGCCCCGCGTCCCTCGGCGTCGCAGCCACGCTCGTCCTGACCGCCTGCTCCCCGTCCGGTCCCCCCGGGGCGGAACGCGGTGCGTCGTCGTCCGCGACGGCCGCCCCGCACGGCTTCGTCGCCGGCGCCACCGAAGCCCCGGAACCCCAGCTCCGGCTCGTCGTGGCGGACACCGACGGGCGGGTCGCGCTGCACGACCTGCTCACGGGGGAGTCCGACGCGCTCGACGCCGTCCCCGCACCGCGGCACGCGGCGACAGACGGACGCTTCCTCGTCACCAGTGACGGATCCGGCTCCACGATCGTCGACGGCGGCTCGTGGACCGTCGACCACGGTGACCACACGCACTACTACGACGCCTCCGCCCGCGTCGTCGGCTCGCTCGACACGGGCGGCCCCCTGGCGGTGGCGTCCTCCGAGACCGTCACGACCGTGGCGTGGCCGGACGCGGCGACCGCCGTCGCGCTCGACCGAGCCGCACTCGGCCAGGGGGAGGTCCGGCCCACCGCGACCGTCGACGGCGCGGGGGTGCTCCTGCCGCTGGGCACGTCCCTCGTCGCCGGCGACGCCGAGCGGGACCGCGTCGAGGTGCTCGCCGGTGACGGCCGGTCGACCGGCGTCGGAGCTGACTGCGCCGACCCCTCGGGTGGCATCACGACCCGCGTCGGTGCCGTGGTCGGGTGTGCCGACGGTGCCGTCCTCGTGACCGAGGACCCCGACGGCGGCGACCCCGTCGTCGAGACGATCGCCGCACCCGCTGGTCTGCCGCGCGCGACCGACTTCGCGAGCCGCACCGGTCGGCCGACGGTCGCCGCCCTCGCCGGGGACACCGGGTACTGGCTCCTCAACACACGCGAGCGCACCTGGGAGCACGTCCCGACCGCGCGTCCACTCGTGCAGGTGGTCGCGGTCGACGACGCCGACGAGCACGTCGTCGCCCTCGACACGGACGGGAGGATCGTGGTCTGGTCCGACGGGCAGCGGCACCGGGTCGAGACCGGACCGCTGGTCACGCCCGCCGCCGACGCCACGCTGCAGCTCGACGCGCAGCGCGCCTACCTGGCGGACCCGGCGCGGTCCGTCGTGCACGAGATCGACTTCGCCGACGACGTGCGCCTCGCCCGGTCGATCGACGTCCCGGTCCGCCCCGACGTCCTCGCCGAGGTCGGCCGGTGA
- the fliP gene encoding flagellar type III secretion system pore protein FliP (The bacterial flagellar biogenesis protein FliP forms a type III secretion system (T3SS)-type pore required for flagellar assembly.), translating into MSAARTGRLLLLVLLGVTVVAGYLMLTTTGAHAAGVVQPTAPTAPTAPPTPSTGGFSVNVNGPDGTPSSAVVTLIGITLLSVAPALLLMMTSFTKIFVVLAMTRNALGLQSIPPNQVIAGLALFLSLFVMAPVIGHVNDDALQPYLAGHLDFQQAVEIGTKPLRTFMLHQTRDEDVALITRAAGQANPKDLGAVPMTTVIPAFIISELRSAFIIGFVIFIPFLVIDLVVSAALMSMGMMMLPPVMISLPFKILLFVLVDGWGLIITSLIESYHVV; encoded by the coding sequence GTGAGCGCGGCCCGCACGGGTCGGCTCCTGCTGCTCGTCCTGCTCGGTGTGACCGTCGTCGCCGGGTACCTCATGCTCACCACGACCGGCGCGCACGCGGCCGGCGTCGTCCAGCCGACCGCGCCGACGGCACCGACCGCCCCGCCGACACCGTCCACCGGCGGCTTCAGCGTGAACGTGAACGGCCCGGACGGCACGCCGTCGTCGGCCGTCGTCACCCTCATCGGGATCACGCTGCTCAGCGTCGCCCCGGCGCTGCTGCTCATGATGACGTCGTTCACGAAGATCTTCGTCGTCCTCGCCATGACCCGGAACGCGCTCGGCCTGCAGTCGATCCCGCCGAACCAGGTGATCGCCGGACTCGCGCTGTTCCTGTCGCTCTTCGTGATGGCGCCGGTGATCGGGCACGTCAACGACGACGCCCTGCAGCCGTACCTTGCCGGGCACCTCGACTTCCAGCAGGCCGTCGAGATCGGCACCAAGCCGCTCCGGACCTTCATGCTGCACCAGACCCGTGACGAGGACGTCGCCCTCATCACCCGCGCCGCCGGTCAGGCGAACCCGAAGGACCTGGGCGCCGTGCCGATGACCACCGTCATCCCGGCGTTCATCATCTCCGAGCTCCGCAGCGCGTTCATCATCGGGTTCGTCATCTTCATCCCGTTCCTGGTCATCGACCTCGTCGTCTCCGCGGCGCTGATGTCGATGGGCATGATGATGCTCCCGCCGGTGATGATCTCGCTGCCGTTCAAGATCCTGCTGTTCGTCCTGGTGGACGGCTGGGGGCTCATCATCACGTCCCTCATCGAGAGCTACCACGTTGTCTAG